The genomic segment CGTGCTGCTCTGCGTCCAGCAGCTGCCGCCGCAGTTCCAGCATCTGCATGGCAAGCGCCGCGAGGTCCTGCAGGGCCAGCAGGTCCTCCTGGTCAAGCGTCCGGGGTTCGGGGTCCACCACGCACAGTGAGCCGATGCGCTGCCCGGCCGGGGTGGTCAGGGGCGCGCCCGCGTACAGGCGAATGTGCGGCTCCCCGACGACCATGGGATTGTCCTGGAACCGGGGGTCGGCGGTGGCGTTCTCGATCACCGTGGGTTCGTCCTGAAGGATCGTCCAGGCGCAGAATGACGAGGGACGGGGCGCGGTGCTGTCGGTCATGCCGTACACGGATTTGCCCCACTGTCGGTGCTGATCCACCAGGTTCAGGATGGCCACCGGGGTCCGCAGGACGCGCGCGGCGAGGCGGGTGATACGGTCAAAATCCTCTTCTGGCGCGCTGTCAAGAATCTGGTACCGGGCCAGGTCCAGCAGGCGGCGGTACTCGTCAGGCGGAAGGGGGGCACCCGTCATCCCTGCACGGTACGCTGCGCCATCTGACATGGCCCGTACGAAACCCCACATCAAGGCCCGGCGGTCGGCGCAACCGTCCCGCCATACAGGTGGGTCCCTCAGCACCTTCACCTCTGCCCTGAGGGCCCAGCGATTCGGACCCTCCGCTTAGGTTGACGGCCAGATGGAGCGGCAGTCCGGGTGGAGGCCCTGCGCGGTCGGTGCCGGGCGGCCCAGGAAGTACCCCTGCGCGTAATCGGCGCCCAGTTCCCGCACCAGGTTGAGTTCCCGGGCCGTCTCGACGCCCTCGGCCACCACGCGGATGCCCAGGTCGTGCGCGTACCGGATCAGCGCCAGGATCAGCGCCAGGCGCGGGTCGCCGCCGTGCAGATCGCGGATGAGCATCCGGTCGAGTTTCACCACGTCGGGTCGCAGCTGCGCCAGGAACGTCAGGCTGGTGTGCCCGGCGCCCAGGTCATCCAGCGCGACCTGGGCGCCCTCGGCGCGGTAGCGGTCCAGAATGCGGCCCAGCAGGTGAAGGTCAGGGAAGGCCTCGCTTTCCGTGACCTCGAACAGCAGGTGACTGAAGTCCGCGCCGACCTCCCGGCAGGTCTGGAAGGTGGTCTGCAGGCAGACGTCCGGGTTATATACGACGCCCGGGGCAAAGTTGATGAACAGCACCTCGCCGGGCTGCAGCAGGGGGTACGCCTGCCGGATCGCGCCGCGGCGGGCCAGCGCATCGAACGCGCGCCCCTGCCCGTGCGCGGCGGCGGCGTCCAGCAGGGGTCCAGCGCCGACCAGGGCGCCGTTGTGGTGGGCGCGGACGAGCGCCTCGTAGCCGTAGACCTGTCCACTGCGCAGATCAGCAATAGGTTGTAGGTGGAACTGCAACTGTTCAGAGGCGGGGAAGAACCAGTCGGCGTCAAGCCGCTGCGCCCAGCGCTCTAGTGGCGCGAGCTGCCACACGTCCGGCTGGGCGCCGGGAGCGGCGTAGGGCACGGCGTGCAGTTCGGCGCGC from the Deinococcus radiotolerans genome contains:
- a CDS encoding EAL domain-containing protein; amino-acid sequence: MSTFRPSTPRAAVACECLNLHPAPGGDLSGMLIHSPSVHVRRRLALHLAASAIPHEPLPNSIWLPQVTASLLHALLEPFSSVERAELHAVPYAAPGAQPDVWQLAPLERWAQRLDADWFFPASEQLQFHLQPIADLRSGQVYGYEALVRAHHNGALVGAGPLLDAAAAHGQGRAFDALARRGAIRQAYPLLQPGEVLFINFAPGVVYNPDVCLQTTFQTCREVGADFSHLLFEVTESEAFPDLHLLGRILDRYRAEGAQVALDDLGAGHTSLTFLAQLRPDVVKLDRMLIRDLHGGDPRLALILALIRYAHDLGIRVVAEGVETARELNLVRELGADYAQGYFLGRPAPTAQGLHPDCRSIWPST